In Neosynechococcus sphagnicola sy1, one DNA window encodes the following:
- a CDS encoding VOC family protein: MPVVCQAALVTLATQDFAVVVEFYQHLLNQQPQPHTPQRYAEFQLAGLRLGIFRPRREDQGEFANSCQSCLSLCLEVENLEEAIAHLTQLGYPPPGELITAAHGQEIYAYDPLGNRLILHQPPN; the protein is encoded by the coding sequence ATGCCAGTTGTTTGCCAAGCAGCCCTCGTCACCCTGGCAACCCAGGATTTTGCGGTTGTGGTTGAGTTTTATCAACATCTGCTGAATCAGCAACCCCAACCCCATACGCCCCAACGTTATGCAGAGTTTCAGCTGGCTGGCCTGCGTCTGGGAATTTTTCGCCCCCGGAGAGAAGATCAAGGAGAGTTTGCGAACAGCTGTCAGAGTTGTCTGAGTTTGTGTTTGGAGGTGGAGAACCTTGAGGAGGCGATCGCCCACCTCACCCAACTAGGCTATCCACCCCCCGGCGAGCTGATCACGGCTGCCCATGGGCAAGAAATTTATGCCTATGATCCCTTGGGTAATCGACTGATTTTGCATCAACCACCCAACTAA